The Couchioplanes caeruleus nucleotide sequence CGGGGATCCGCGGCGTCGTCCGGGTCGGCGCCCAGGCGGCGGGCGATCTCCGGCCGGAGAAGGTCCTGCCAGGAGGCGTTCTTCTCGCGATGGTGCGCGGCCAGCGCGGGCGTCGCGAGGATCAGCCGCATGAGGGGCTTGATGCCCTCGCCGGCCTCGGCGAGCTCCCGCAGGCGCGGGTCGAGCGAGCGCCGCAGGGCGACCCAGGGTGGTTCGGCGGCCGGTCGCGCGGTCAGCGCCTCCAGCCACCTGCGCCCGGTCTCCGCCGCCCGGCCGAACAGCGCCTCCTCCTTCGTCGGGAAGTAGCGGAAGAACGTGCTCCGCGAGATGTCGGCGCCGGCGCAGATGTCGTCCACCGTCGTCTCGTCGAAGCCCCGTTCGAGGAACAGCGCCACGGCCGTCGCGGCCACCTGGTCGCGCATCGCCCGGCGGGCGCGCGCCCTTGCACCGCCCGGGACCCGGTCTGACGCCACCGCGTCACGGTACCGGGTGGCGGCGCCCCGCTACGGTGCTCATCTGACACTCAGTTCCATAAATGGCACTGAGTTCCACTTTTCCTCCGAACGGAGCTGTCAGATGCAGCGGCACTTCGCCTTCGTCGGCCGGAACGGGGCCGGACACGTCAATCCGACGCTGCCCCTCGTGGCCGAGCTGGTCCGGCGCGGGCACCGGGTCACGTACGCCCTCGAGGCGTCGTTCGCGCCGGCCGTCCAGCGCGCCGGGGCCACCTTCCTCGGCCTGCCGGCCGGCGAATTCCGGCACCGTGGCCGGTCGGGGCAGAGCGCCCTGCGCGACGCGAGCACCGACGTCGTCGCGATGATCGCCGATCTCGTGCTCGCGGCCACCGGGCACGAGCTGCCGGCGCTGCGGGAGGGCTTCGCCGCCGACCCGCCGGACGTGGTCTGCTACGACGCCAACTCGCTCGCCGGGGCCGTGCTGGCGGAGATCCTCGGGGTGCCCGGCGTCCAGCTGCGGCCCACGTTCGCGGCGAACGAGCACTACACGCCGCTGCAGGAGTTCGTCCCCGACCCGGAACGGCTCGCCGCGTCGATGGCGGACGCGGACGCGCGCGTACGGGCGTACACGGCACCGTTCGGCATCACCCGCACCCTCGGCACGGTGCTCAGCCGGGTCCCCGGTGACCTCGACGTCGTCTTCGTGCCGCGGGAGTTCCAGTACCACGGCGACACCTTCGGCGACCGTTACGCCTTCGTGGGGCCCTCCGAGCACCCGCGGACGGACGCGGCCGGCTGGGAACCGCCGGCGCCCGGCACCCGCCTGCTGTTCGTCTCGCTCGGCACGCTGATGAACGAGGATCCGGCGTTCTTCCGCCTCTGCGTCGAGGCGTTCGCGGGCACCGGCTGGCAGGTGGCGATGGCGGTCGGCGACCGGATCGACCCGGCGCGGCTCGGCGCCGTCCCGGCCAACGTCGACGTACGCCCGTCCTTCCCGCAGCTCGAGGTCCTCGGGCACGCCCGCGTGTTCGTCACCCACGCCGGCATGAACTCCACCATGGAGGCGGTGCTCCACCGGGTGCCCACGGTGGCCGTACCGCAAATGCCCGAGCAGCATGCGAACGCTCGCCGGCTGCGGGAGCTGGGGCTGGGCACGACCCTGACCGCGCAGACGGCCGACGCCCTGCGCGAGGGCGTACGCGACGTGGACGCCGACGACACCATCCGCGGGAACCTGGCCGGGATGGCCGAGTCGTTCCGGGCCGCCGGCGGGGCCACCGCGGCCGCGGACGCCGTCGAACGGCTGGCTCGATAGATCGATGTATCGTCCTGCGGGTGACCGATCCGCTCCTGCCGGGGGATCCCACCGAGCTGGGCGGCTACGAGCTGCTCGGGCGGCTCGACCAGGGCGGCATGGGCGCCGTCTTCCTCGGCCGGGACGCCGGCGGTCGGCTGGTCGCGGTCAAGATGATCCGGCCGGAGTACGCGTACGACCCCGAGTTCCGCGGCCGGTTCCGCAGCGAGGTGAACCAGGCCCGCCAGGTGCCGCCGTTCTGCACGGCCGAGGTGCTCGACGCGGACCCCGACCATCCCACGCCGTACCTGGTGGTCGAGTACGTGGACGGGCCCACCCTGTCCGAGGTGATCGCCCGCAACGGCCCGCTGAGCGGCGGCAACCTGCACAGCGTCGCCGTGGGGGTGGCGACGGCGCTGGCCGCCATCCACGGAGCCGGGGTGATCCACCGCGACCTCAAGCCCGGCAACGTGCTCCTCGCGCTGGGCACACCGAAGGTCATCGACTTCGGCATCGCCCGCGCCTTCGAGGCGACGAGCCGGCACACGCAGACCGACCGGATGGTGGGCACGGTCGCGTACATGGCACCCAGGACCGGGCCGAGCCGGTACGCCCGGAGCTGCTCCACGCCGCCACGGCCGCGCGCCGGCTCACCGCGGGTGGCTCACGGCCCGGCCGGACCCGGAGACTGATCCTGGCCGGCGTGGCTGCGCTGGTGCTGTGGGCGGCCGGTGTCGTCGCCGCTCAAACGCTCTCCGATCCGGGAGCGTCGGCGTCGCTCGGCACGGGCACACCCACCGCGGCGCCCTCCCACAGCCGGGCCGCCGCAGGCGCGGCGATCAGCGACCGCCTGGACCGGCCCGGCCGCTGGCGGGCCACCCGCACCGACGCCGAGGGCCGGTGCGTGTTCGCGGCCGGCCGGCTCGAGGCCCGCACCGGAATGTCGCCCGTCTATCGCTGCGAGGGGCCGGACGAGCCCTTCGCCGGCGACCAGGCGATCACCGTGGACGCGACGATCCTGACCTCGGGTACGTGCGCGGCGGCCTGGTTCCGCATGGCCGGCGCGGACGGCTATCTCGTGTCGCTCTGCGAGACCGAGGTCCGGCTCGGCGTGGACGCCACGGACGGTGTCACGGGCGAGACGAGGGCCGCGGTCACCGCCGGCGAGCTGGGCCGGCCCCGCCGGCTCGACGTCGCCGTGGAACAGGACGAGGCGACCGTCACCGTGGACGGTACGGCCGTGCTCCGGACCCGGCTCGGCGAGCCGTCCCGGCCGGCCGGGCGGGTGACCTTCGGGGTCATCGACGATGTCATCAGCGGCGACGCCCGAGCGGCGTTCGCCCGTGCGGAGGTCATGGAACTGTGAAGCGCGTACTGCCCGCCGTGGTGCTGCTGGTCCTGCTGGCCGGCGGTTGCGGCACCGACAAGCCGGACGCCTCTCCCGCTCCGGCTCCCGCTTCCCCGGCGTCGGAGTCGGCGTCGGAGTCGCCATCACCGTCGGAGTCGCCGTCGACCACCAAGGCGGCGCCGCAGCCGCGCTTCGCGGACCTCACCCAGGGCAGCACCACGTCGGTGGTGAAGCTGCACGCGTACGACGCGAAGAGCGCGTCCGCCGTCGTCGAGCCGATCATCTTCATGACCGGCGACGCGTACTGCCGGACGTTCAAGATCAAGCGTTCGGACAGCCGGTGCGTGAGCCAGGAGTACGTCACGGAGGCGAGCCACACCAAGGTCACCGTGCCCATCGCCGCGACGGCGAAGTACTTCACCTGGGAAGGCGCCGACGGCAACGTGTGCATCGACGCCCCCGAGAAGGGCGGCACCTGCCCCATGACGGCGAAGGAGTTCGCCGGATGGTTCAAGCTCAACGAGGACGGCATGGTCGCCATCGCCACCACGGACGGCACCCTCACCCGGATGGCCATCGTCTACACCCCGTGACCCCGGCGGG carries:
- a CDS encoding macrolide family glycosyltransferase, which translates into the protein MQRHFAFVGRNGAGHVNPTLPLVAELVRRGHRVTYALEASFAPAVQRAGATFLGLPAGEFRHRGRSGQSALRDASTDVVAMIADLVLAATGHELPALREGFAADPPDVVCYDANSLAGAVLAEILGVPGVQLRPTFAANEHYTPLQEFVPDPERLAASMADADARVRAYTAPFGITRTLGTVLSRVPGDLDVVFVPREFQYHGDTFGDRYAFVGPSEHPRTDAAGWEPPAPGTRLLFVSLGTLMNEDPAFFRLCVEAFAGTGWQVAMAVGDRIDPARLGAVPANVDVRPSFPQLEVLGHARVFVTHAGMNSTMEAVLHRVPTVAVPQMPEQHANARRLRELGLGTTLTAQTADALREGVRDVDADDTIRGNLAGMAESFRAAGGATAAADAVERLAR
- a CDS encoding TetR family transcriptional regulator translates to MASDRVPGGARARARRAMRDQVAATAVALFLERGFDETTVDDICAGADISRSTFFRYFPTKEEALFGRAAETGRRWLEALTARPAAEPPWVALRRSLDPRLRELAEAGEGIKPLMRLILATPALAAHHREKNASWQDLLRPEIARRLGADPDDAADPRAEAMIAAAVGCLDAALRAWMAGGQSRELPEFLDRAMAVIG
- a CDS encoding serine/threonine protein kinase; protein product: MTDPLLPGDPTELGGYELLGRLDQGGMGAVFLGRDAGGRLVAVKMIRPEYAYDPEFRGRFRSEVNQARQVPPFCTAEVLDADPDHPTPYLVVEYVDGPTLSEVIARNGPLSGGNLHSVAVGVATALAAIHGAGVIHRDLKPGNVLLALGTPKVIDFGIARAFEATSRHTQTDRMVGTVAYMAPRTGPSRYARSCSTPPRPRAGSPRVAHGPAGPGD